One genomic segment of Esox lucius isolate fEsoLuc1 chromosome 15, fEsoLuc1.pri, whole genome shotgun sequence includes these proteins:
- the rlf gene encoding zinc finger protein Rlf isoform X2 — protein sequence MADSDVEPELDWSSRPTNIVEDSLIAMECLLTTLRALEATLRLQDISEISSTEYCDNFCQALMQYAGSRNSVEHGLPLLEVYCLSINCFAAARPHLTADLDNVALVLKRLALSCFELLLSVPENEIPYEAWVQFHRSVQVAHDALLQYGSTDLQALLQITGEGGAWSNPVLSALLTGQPTNTEDVDAYIALEGEGFMEMRVKHLEKVGEVAKAVVLAKACAECQLISNQTTFRQTYVSLLCLLLPGEEAIMEISRLDCKDVLDITCNLETEGEENTAFILCTTFLTQQLQQQNLYCSWELTLLWSKLQRRIDPSLESLLERCLQLGAIAKTVYHLLFLVRVIRTEAEELGLASSVELCVKALQLPKQEDTEIRISVCKTVACLLPDDLEVLRGCLLTEFLLGLSRLAFRSLEELYLRPDQKYDQENAIIPNSLRCELLLALKAHWHFDPEFWDWKTLKHHCIRLLGLEPEPEQEEEEEEEVVAPEVSVEEDVKEEVEREFVDSERDYLNGTSGSMDGLENDDESERDSKPPSMPDAEGSLEQGSLPKKYKFFCKICKKSVTETRIVFHSKRHEENGVITCPVCLKKFESRKEFIPHTKLHLQMPSRRSWPKKKDKKRIDLDKEMDDLDDLDDLEPGEIALDPSLMLYYQSTHDPDVLEHILEQASSAPRKPVHEDNITFDYINVHFELQNRDIYTCPATHCTKTFKHSKYLGVHLKSGDHVGDENVKHYFEMRDRREKCTYCRRHFMSAYHHRRHRRVHYGDLPYMCMAKGCGARFGTSNELVAHKQSHGYQLSYQCELKGCSLSFCDLGQVYHHEAQHFRDAAYSCSSLECKKFYFSKKEFLRHLATHGISFSEDDFEAQRKAKRKHLASLAEEMASPKKSALEELVNGEHNATSSACSASSSMSNCKESKGTMTSVAVCFDGKQFTCGFERCGLTFAKARDVHKHLRCTHPEHFKSENKERKNVDKEKCVKYKGAKVKTELNSEGKTKHDLEACLPMKMSSQGNVCNSPIQAKLTTPACLDNDPLREILIGLSQLSLTPSNSTNGFCELYYPISGSTSKIPCHQGVDPRSPAESLQKRARPAVGKMVKQTSNTEPSVTDELPSDQHIEADQISPFVLQASTKPYFCELNGCNFRSVTSTTLIRHYMNKHEFTEEKAKEMNILKSLAFKPFKCHLCFKCHREKTFLRVHYLQAHRLSESVVEQMSCWPKKGKSVKPTKQTATPTKPTKQTVSITQPPEPTIPTVSITQPPEPTKPTLSHSQHPEPTKPTVSLSQSSESAKLTVSSQPPEPTKPTVSLVQPPEPTKSTVSLVQPPEPTKPMASHTQPPKPAKPIVSITQPSELQKPADSITQPSKSTKSSLSRTQPNERTKQTVANKQRSQLLTWQSSSWQQKYQKKKIMWRQQNGVQISGGKSKKWSHPSPSAHDPFEEEVSQDRNAEKSKNTVFMCKHKDCGMLFYHHSSLHRHNKKRHLHVMGNPVLSEDPSLQKFRCSYANCNASYLLNSSLVRHTESEHPYQATSSLKRQRKSEHPYQATLCCKYEGCTRVFTQSSSLKKHVVSSHLNYYDSLVLRLQNTHKDTSVTGCQKKLIVTSSMPQKDANKLPVRQSLRRCPKSPEDVKAEETSEEHDDENVDVDQRIEVSTSKKSAFKKRFEAMNFRSHEEALQMCQDRCQREAYPCMVQGCDSVVTSLNSINRHYLNCHKFPQRTIRCNKVPLVFSAEQLEELIQKKTVLSACPDMTRAPNGVLKMEYQAEPENPGGPSVPMSLHSIKGEPLDAHEPPGFQEKPPAERNVLVGADDLLYGEASGHTEEPPSQDSHSQEERRSKPSNGPTLDPSPPASLRFSVDEGFMDNSGKDCGKPTNISAPLPSPQARQPLKRKNELSDHPPIPKDPQPHTTSPRSFDLAAYKPMGFESSFLKFIQDTSSDKKIENPRASYCNTLKPDPPVASTRRRDSYRRSCSVKENSQLGLATNHRGRPRSSPLKPRPRTGEYTSVQNLHVILDKALAGCGDLAIKQLQYLRPVVVLERPSFPTSLIDLFPTRTNDKLLLGSS from the exons ATGGCGGACAGCGATGTTGAACCAGAGCTCGACTGGAGTAGTCGACCCACCAACATTGTCGAGGACAGTCTTATCGCCATGGAATGCTTGCTGACCACCCTGAGGGCGCTCGAAGCAACGCTCAGGCTTCAGGACATTTCGGAAATATCATCGACTGAATATTGCGACAACTTCTGCCAG GCTCTGATGCAGTATGCCGGCAGCAGGAATTCAGTGGAGCATGGCCTCCCCCTCCTGGAGGTTTACTGTCTGTCCATCAACTGCTTTGCCGCTGCGAGGCCGCACCTTACCGCCGACTTGGACAACGTTGCCCTCGTGTTGAAGAGGCTGGCATT GAGCTGTTTTGAGCTGTTGTTATCTGTGCCTGAAAATGAAATCCCCTATGAGGCCTGGGTTCAATTCCACCGCTCTGTTCAG GTGGCCCACGATGCCTTGCTGCAGTATGGGAGCACGGACCTGCAAGCCCTACTTCAGATCACTGGTGAGGGCGGAGCCTGGAGCAACCCTGTCCTCAGCGCCCTTCTCACCGGTCAACCCACGAACACGGAGGACG TTGATGCCTACATTGCcttggagggggaggggttcaTGGAGATGCGTGTGAAGCACCTGGAGAAGGTTGGGGAGGTGGCCAAGGCTGTGGTGCTGGCCAAGGCCTGCGCCGAATGCCAGCTCATCTCCAACCAAACCACCTTCCGGCAGACCTAcgtctccctcctctgtcttctgCTGCCTGGCGAGGAGGCCATAATGGAG ATATCCAGGCTGGACTGTAAGGATGTGCTGGATATAACGTGTAATCTGGAGACGGAGGGGGAGGAGAATACAGCCTTCATCCTGTGCACCACCTTCCTCACTCAGCAGCTTCAGCAGCAGAACCTCTACTGCTCTTG GGAGCTCACTCTCCTGTGGAGTAAGCTTCAGAGAAGGATTGACCCATCTTTGGAATCGCTGCTGGAACGCTGCCTGCAGCTGGGTGCCATTGCCAAGACGGTCTACCATCTGCTCTTCCTTGTGCGCGTCATCCGGACGGAG GCGGAGGAGCTGGGTCTAGCTTCATCGGTGGAGTTATGCGTGAAAGCACTACAGCTTCCAAAGCAAGAGGACACTGAAATTAGGATATCCGTGTGCAAGACTGTGGCCTGTCTTCTACCAGATGATCTTGAGGTGCTTCGGGGCTGCCTGCTGACGGAGTTTCTCCTGGGACTCTCTCGATTGGCTTTCCGCTCCCTCGAGGAGCTTTATCTGCGGCCTGACCAAAAGTATGACCAAGAAAATGCCATCATCCCCAACTCCCTGCGGTGTGAACTGCTTTTGGCCCTGAAAGCCCACTGGCATTTTGATCCTGAATTCTGGGACTGGAAAACACTCAAGCATCACTGCATCAGGCTGCTTGGGCTTGAACCTGAGccggagcaggaggaggaagaggaggaagaggtggtGGCCCCGGAAGTTAGCGTGGAGGAGGATGTAAAGGAGGAGGTGGAAAGGGAATTTGTTGATTCGGAAAGAGACTACTTAAATGGGACAAGTGGTAGCATGGATGGCCTTGAGAACGATGATGAAAGTGAAAGGGACAGTAAACCGCCTTCGATGCCTGATGCTGAGGGCAGCTTGGAGCAGGGCTCGCTCCCAAAGAAATATAAGTTCTTCTGCAAGATCTGTAAGAAATCTGTTACCGAAACACGAATAGTTTTTCACTCTAAGAGGCATGAAGAAAACGGTGTCATTACCTGCCCTGTTTGCCTGAAGAAGTTTGAGAGCAGGAAGGAATTCATTCCACACACCAAACTACATCTTCAAATGCCGTCCAGGCGCAGTTGGCCAAAGAAAAAGGACAAGAAAAGAATTGATTTGGACAAAGAAATGGACGACTTGGACGACTTGGACGACTTGGAGCCTGGTGAGATCGCCCTCGACCCGTCCCTGATGCTGTACTACCAGTCCACTCACGACCCCGACGTCCTGGAGCACATTCTGGAACAAGCCTCGTCCGCGCCCCGGAAGCCTGTGCACGAGGACAACATCACGTTTGATTACATTAATGTTCATTTTGAACTGCAGAATCGTGACATATACACGTGCCCTGCCACTCACTGTACCAAGACTTTTAAGCATTCCAAGTACCTGGGGGTGCACTTAAAGTCCGGAGATCATGTTGGCGACGAGAACGTGAAACATTACTTTGAAATGAGGGACCGCAGGGAAAAGTGCACTTACTGCCGGCGGCACTTCATGTCCGCCTATCACCACCGCCGGCACCGGCGCGTCCACTACGGTGACCTGCCCTATATGTGTATGGCGAAAGGCTGCGGTGCGCGTTTCGGTACCTCCAACGAGCTGGTCGCACACAAGCAGAGTCATGGCTATCAGCTCAGCTACCAGTGTGAGCTTAAAGGTTGTAGCCTTTCTTTCTGCGACTTGGGGCAGGTCTACCACCATGAGGCACAGCACTTTCGGGACGCCGCGTATAGCTGCAGCAGCCTTGAATGCAAGAAGTTCTACTTTTCTAAAAAAGAGTTCCTCAGACATTTGGCCACACATGGCATTTCATTCTCTGAGGATGACTTTGAGGCACAGAGGAAGGCCAAAAGAAAACATCTTGCCTCCTTAGCTGAGGAGATGGCCAGCCCCAAAAAGTCTGCCCTGGAGGAGTTAGTCAATGGGGAACATAATGCTACTTCCTCAGCGTGCAGTGCCTCTTCGTCCATGTCGAACTGCAAGGAATCCAAGGGCACAATGACATCAGTCGCTGTCTGCTTTGACGGGAAACAGTTCACCTGTGGTTTTGAGAGGTGTGGATTGACATTTGCTAAAGCCAGAGACGTTCATAAGCACCTGAGGTGTACTCATCCAGAGCATTTCAAGTCAGAGAATAAAGAACGCAAAAATGTTGACAAAGAAAagtgtgtaaaatataaagGTGCAAAGGTTAAAACCGAGCTGAACAGTGAGGGCAAAACCAAACATGATCTTGAAGCTTGTCTCCCAATGAAGATGTCAAGCCAGGGAAATGTTTGTAATTCTCCTATTCAGGCCAAACTAACAACCCCCGCATGCCTTGATAATGACCCTTTAAGAGAGATTTTGATTGGACTTAGCCAGCTTAGTCTTACTCCCTCCAACTCTACAAATGGATTTTGTGAGCTGTACTATCCCATCTCAGGATCCACATCAAAGATACCTTGCCATCAGGGTGTTGACCCCAGGTCCCCAGCCGAATCATTGCAAAAGAGAGCACGACCCGCTGTTGGTAAAATGGTGAAACAGACCTCAAACACTGAACCATCGGTAACTGATGAATTACCCTCAGATCAACACATAGAGGCAGACCAGATCAGCCCGTTTGTTTTGCAAGCCTCTACTAAACCATACTTCTGTGAGCTTAACGGGTGCAACTTCAGAAGTGTGACAAGCACTACCTTAATACGCCACTACATGAACAAGCATGAGTTCACAGAGGAGAAGGCAAAGGAAATGAATATCCTAAAATCACTGGCATTTAAGCCATTTAAGTGCCATCTCTGCTTCAAATGCCATAGAGAAAAGACATTTTTGAGGGTCCATTATCTTCAGGCTCATAGACTTAGCGAGTCGGTTGTTGAGCAAATGAGCTGTTGGCCCAAAAAGGGTAAATCAGTAAAACCCACCAAGCAAACAGCCACCCCTACAAAACCCACCAAGCAAACGGTCTCCATTACACAACCCCCAGAACCCACCATACCTACAGTCTCCATTACGCAACCCCCAGAACCCACCAAGCCGACTCTGTCTCATTCACAACACCCAGAACCCACCAAGCcaactgtctctctttcacaaTCCTCAGAAAGCGCCAAGTTGACTGTCTCTTCACAACCCCCAGAACCCACCAAGCCAACTGTCTCCCTTGTGCAACCCCCAGAACCCACCAAGTCGACGGTCTCCCTTGTGCAACCCCCAGAACCCACCAAGCCAATGGCCTCTCACACCCAACCCCCAAAACCTGCCAAGCCAATAGTCTCCATTACACAACCCTCAGAACTCCAAAAGCCAGCCGACTCCATAACACAACCCTCAAAATCCACCAAGTCATCTCTTTCACGTACACAACCTAATGAGCGCACCAAGCAGACAGTCGCCAATAAACAAAGATCTCAGCTTCTGACCTGGCAAAGCTCCTCCTGGCAGCAGAAgtaccaaaaaaagaaaatcatgtgGAGGCAACAGAACGGTGTACAAATTTCCGGGGGCAAAAGTAAGAAGTGGAGTCACCCTTCACCCTCTGCGCATGATCCCTTTGAAGAGGAGGTGAGCCAGGACAGAAATGCTGAAAAAAGCAAGAACACTGTTTTTATGTGCAAGCACAAGGACTGCGGTATGCTTTTCTACCACCACTCCAGTCTTCATCGCCACAACAAGAAGCGCCATTTGCATGTGATGGGAAATCCTGTGCTTTCCGAAGACCCCTCATTACAGAAGTTTAGGTGTAGTTACGCCAACTGCAACGCCTCCTACCTCCTGAACAGTAGCTTGGTGCGTCACACGGAGAGCGAGCATCCTTACCAGGCGACAAGTAGCCTGAAGCGCCAGAGAAAGAGCGAGCATCCCTACCAGGCAACCCTGTGCTGTAAGTATGAGGGCTGTACAAGGGTTTTCACACAGAGCAGCAGTCTGAAAAAACATGTGGTCTCTAGTCACCTTAACTACTATGATTCCCTTGTATTGCGTCTCCAGAATACTCACAAGGACACCTCAGTCACTGGATGCCAAAAGAAGCTGATTGTCACATCCTCTATGCCACAGAAAGATGCTAACAAGTTACCTGTCAGGCAGTCTTTGAGACGCTGCCCAAAGTCTCCTGAAGATGTCAAAGCGGAAGAGACGAGTGAGGAGCATGATGACGAAAATGTGGACGTTGACCAGCGTATCGAAGTGTCCACCAGCAAGAAATCTGCATTTAAAAAGCGTTTTGAAGCTATGAACTTCCGTTCCCACGAGGAGGCCTTGCAGATGTGCCAAGACCGCTGTCAGCGTGAAGCTTATCCATGCATGGTGCAGGGTTGTGACTCTGTAGTCACATCCCTGAATAGTATTAACCGTCACTATTTGAATTGCCACAAATTTCCCCAGCGGACAATCAGATGTAATAAAGTGCCGCTGGTGTTCAGTGCAGAGCAACTAGAAGAGCTGATCCAGAAGAAGACGGTCTTGTCCGCTTGCCCTGACATGACGAGGGCCCCTAATGGCGTTCTGAAGATGGAGTATCAAGCAGAGCCAGAGAACCCCGGAGGTCCATCTGTGCCAATGAGTCTGCACTCGATCAAAGGGGAACCACTTGACGCCCATGAACCACCAGGGTTCCAGGAAAAGCCACCGGCTGAGAGGAATGTTCTGGTTGGGGCCGATGACTTGCTTTATGGAGAAGCTAGTGGGCACACGGAGGAGCCACCGTCTCAGGATAGCCACAGTCAAGAAGAAAGGCGGAGCAAACCCTCGAACGGCCCCACTCTTGATCCCTCTCCACCAGCCTCCCTTCGATTCAGTGTCGATGAGGGTTTCATGGACAATTCCGGTAAAGACTGTGGCAAGCCAACAAACATTTCTGCACCGCTGCCGTCTCCTCAAGCCCGCCAGCCACTTAAACGCAAGAATGAGCTCTCTGACCACCCTCCCATCCCAAAAGACCCTCAGCCCCACACCACCTCCCCTCGCTCATTTGACCTGGCAGCTTACAAACCTATGGGATTTGAGTCATCTTTCCTGAAGTTCATACAGGACACCTCCAGCGACAAGAAAATCGAGAACCCCCGCGCTTCTTACTGCAATACCCTCAAGCCCGATCCCCCTGTGGCGTCTACTCGTCGGCGGGATTCTTATAGACGCAGTTGTTCTGTGAAGGAGAACAGCCAGCTTGGCCTCGCCACCAACCACAGAGGGCGGCCTCGGTCCTCCCCGCTGAAACCTCGTCCCAGGACAGGGGAATACACATCGGTCCAGAACTTGCATGTCATCTTAGACAAGGCCCTGGCAGGCTGTGGAGACCTGGCCATTAAGCAGCTGCAGTACCTCAGGCCCGTGGTGGTTCTTGAGAGGCCCAGTTTTCCCACCTCCCTGATTGACCTCTTCCCTACAAGAACGAACGATAAGCTACTTCTCGGGAGTTCATAG